One Thalassotalea hakodatensis DNA segment encodes these proteins:
- a CDS encoding MlaA family lipoprotein → MSRSLIHLKNLFIALTAVWLVGCSSTPAHHEAAGDPKDPLETINRPIWTFNWEYADKYVLKPASEAYVDNVNKDFRSGVYNMALNLNEPSAVINNLLQGKFSDAAKSTGRFILNSTIGLFGFFDPASDFGWGRKHEEFGEVLGSYGVGDGPFLMLPAMGPSSVRDEVGDYVDRYYWPMAVIDFWPNLVRVGIIALEQRAQLKDQEQMLENSTDTYQFVKNAYFQNMKFKVYDGNPPIEESEDDADFEAFMDELDGGEE, encoded by the coding sequence TTGTCACGGTCGCTAATACATCTAAAAAACTTATTTATCGCGCTTACTGCTGTTTGGCTAGTCGGTTGTTCTTCTACACCAGCGCACCATGAAGCCGCAGGTGATCCTAAAGACCCACTTGAAACGATCAACCGCCCCATCTGGACGTTTAATTGGGAGTACGCAGATAAATATGTGTTAAAGCCTGCATCTGAAGCATATGTCGATAACGTAAATAAAGACTTTCGTTCAGGTGTTTATAACATGGCACTGAACTTGAACGAACCTTCGGCGGTAATCAACAACTTATTACAAGGTAAGTTTAGTGACGCAGCTAAAAGCACAGGGCGCTTTATATTAAACTCAACTATTGGATTGTTTGGTTTCTTTGACCCTGCTAGCGACTTCGGTTGGGGCAGAAAACATGAAGAGTTTGGCGAAGTGCTTGGTAGTTATGGTGTAGGTGATGGCCCTTTTTTAATGCTTCCTGCAATGGGGCCTAGTTCTGTTCGTGATGAAGTAGGCGATTATGTTGATCGTTACTACTGGCCAATGGCGGTGATTGACTTTTGGCCAAACTTAGTCAGAGTTGGTATTATCGCGTTAGAACAGCGTGCGCAATTAAAAGATCAAGAACAAATGCTAGAAAATTCGACAGATACTTATCAATTTGTCAAAAATGCGTACTTTCAAAATATGAAATTTAAAGTTTATGATGGTAATCCTCCCATTGAAGAGAGTGAAGACGATGCAGACTTTGAAGCATTTATGGACGAACTCGACGGCGGCGAAGAGTAA
- a CDS encoding chemotaxis protein CheA: MSYEADEEILQDFLIEAGEILESLSEQLVELENDPDNADLLNAIFRGFHTVKGGAGFLSLTELVDVCHGAENIFDILRNGQRSVTPELMDVILQGLDTINDMFALVQAREELIPADPALLAELHRLSSPEGAEPVAATPEMPTQVVSTDTSSNDASSDEMSEDEFERLLDELHGGGSPSAPPAQSTAPSASSASSSNEITDDEFENLLDELHGQGAFAPGVGAKPESGNNDEINDDDFESLLDELHGKGKAPQTSSNQAPEEVAQPKPVQATAPKPAEQPTAAAKPVAKAPAKKPADKQNAPQGETTVRVDTQRLDQIMNMVGELVLVRNRLTSLGMTKEDEELTKAVSNLDAVTTDLQGAVMKTRMQPIKKVFGRFPRVVRDLARSLNKEIKLILEGEETDLDKNLVEALADPLVHLVRNSVDHGIETPSTREENGKPREGTVILSASQEGDHILLTIRDDGAGMNAEKLKEIAIERGVLDADAAARMSDSDAFNLIFAPGFSTKTEISEVSGRGVGMDVVKTKITQLNGTVNIDSELGVGTVLEIKVPLTLAILPTLMVVVGEQTFALPLAAVNEIFHLDLTNTNVVDGQLTIIVREKAIPLFYLDQWLVRDFKEKPRDKGHVVIVQLGAQQIGFVVDSLIGQEEVVIKPLDRLLHGTPGMAGATITSDGGIALIIDVPSMLKFYAKKSAVNKKLRS; this comes from the coding sequence ATGTCATACGAAGCAGATGAAGAAATTCTTCAAGATTTTCTAATCGAAGCAGGTGAAATACTTGAAAGCTTATCTGAGCAACTTGTTGAACTAGAAAACGATCCAGATAACGCAGATCTATTAAACGCTATTTTTCGTGGCTTTCACACGGTAAAAGGCGGTGCGGGTTTCTTATCATTAACTGAACTTGTAGATGTGTGTCATGGCGCTGAGAATATCTTTGATATTTTGCGTAATGGTCAACGAAGTGTAACACCTGAACTTATGGATGTTATTCTGCAAGGGTTAGATACGATTAATGATATGTTTGCCTTGGTGCAAGCCCGTGAAGAACTGATTCCTGCCGACCCAGCATTATTAGCAGAATTACATCGTCTAAGCTCTCCCGAAGGCGCAGAACCAGTTGCCGCAACACCTGAAATGCCAACACAGGTCGTATCAACAGACACATCAAGCAATGATGCTTCATCAGACGAAATGTCTGAAGATGAGTTTGAACGCTTATTAGATGAATTACATGGGGGAGGCTCACCCAGTGCGCCACCTGCACAAAGTACTGCCCCTTCTGCTAGCTCGGCAAGTTCTAGCAATGAAATAACTGACGATGAATTTGAAAACTTATTAGATGAGCTTCATGGTCAAGGTGCTTTTGCACCAGGTGTTGGTGCAAAACCTGAATCTGGAAACAACGATGAAATCAACGATGACGATTTTGAAAGTCTTCTTGATGAATTGCACGGTAAAGGTAAAGCACCTCAAACAAGCAGTAACCAAGCACCTGAAGAGGTTGCTCAACCTAAGCCTGTTCAAGCAACAGCACCCAAGCCAGCTGAACAACCAACTGCAGCGGCTAAGCCCGTTGCTAAAGCACCGGCGAAAAAACCTGCGGATAAACAAAATGCTCCGCAAGGTGAAACAACCGTTCGTGTTGATACTCAGCGTCTTGATCAAATTATGAACATGGTTGGTGAGTTAGTCTTAGTGCGTAATAGACTGACAAGTTTAGGCATGACAAAGGAAGACGAAGAACTGACTAAAGCTGTGTCTAATTTAGACGCGGTAACTACTGACTTACAAGGTGCAGTGATGAAAACTCGCATGCAACCTATTAAGAAAGTTTTTGGTCGTTTCCCACGTGTAGTACGCGATCTTGCCAGAAGTTTAAATAAAGAAATTAAGTTAATATTAGAGGGTGAAGAGACCGATCTCGATAAGAACCTTGTCGAAGCATTAGCCGATCCTTTGGTGCATTTAGTACGTAATTCGGTTGACCATGGTATTGAAACACCAAGTACTCGAGAAGAAAACGGTAAACCGCGTGAAGGTACGGTTATTTTATCAGCCTCACAAGAAGGTGATCATATACTACTGACCATTAGAGATGATGGTGCAGGGATGAACGCTGAAAAATTAAAAGAAATCGCCATTGAGCGCGGCGTTTTAGATGCTGATGCCGCAGCAAGAATGTCTGATTCTGACGCTTTTAATCTTATTTTTGCCCCTGGTTTTTCAACAAAAACAGAGATTTCAGAAGTGTCGGGACGTGGCGTTGGTATGGACGTTGTCAAAACGAAAATCACCCAATTAAACGGTACAGTAAATATAGATTCTGAATTAGGTGTTGGTACGGTACTTGAGATTAAAGTCCCTCTTACATTAGCTATTTTACCTACATTAATGGTGGTCGTTGGTGAACAAACGTTCGCGCTACCTCTTGCCGCCGTTAATGAGATTTTCCATTTAGACTTAACGAATACTAATGTCGTTGATGGTCAACTAACCATCATTGTTCGAGAAAAAGCGATCCCGCTATTTTATCTTGATCAATGGCTAGTGAGAGATTTCAAAGAAAAACCGAGAGATAAAGGGCATGTTGTCATTGTTCAATTAGGTGCTCAACAAATTGGCTTTGTGGTAGACAGTTTGATCGGGCAGGAAGAAGTCGTAATTAAACCGCTTGACCGTTTATTACACGGCACTCCTGGTATGGCAGGCGCAACAATAACAAGTGACGGTGGTATAGCATTAATTATTGATGTACCAAGCATGTTAAAATTTTATGCGAAAAAATCCGCGGTAAATAAAAAATTGCGTTCATAA
- a CDS encoding protein-glutamate methylesterase/protein-glutamine glutaminase produces the protein MAYKVLVVDDSSFFRRRVTDIINSDKNLTVIDVAVNGIEAVEKAKSLKPDVITMDIEMPLLNGIEAVKQIMANSPIPILMFSSLTHQGAKATLDALDAGALDFLPKKFNEIANANSDAGSILRSRVLEIARKRLGSRRVSARPFNRPSITKPSTVPVSNSTLNTQVKRPIGSIRPSGKSYKLLAIGTSTGGPVALQKILTQLPQNFPLPIIMVQHMPAAFTKAFAMRLDSLCKISVREAENGDVLKPGVAYLAPGGTQMLIEGKENHAKLKVVVDDTDRIAFKPSVDVSFGSAAKIFSGSVLGVILTGMGSDGREGSRMLKAKGATIWAQDEESCVVYGMPQAVAKAGISTADIPLLEFPNAILKEIQYG, from the coding sequence ATGGCCTATAAAGTTCTGGTTGTTGATGATTCGAGTTTTTTTAGACGTCGGGTCACTGACATTATTAATAGTGATAAGAACTTAACGGTTATAGACGTTGCTGTTAATGGCATTGAAGCAGTAGAAAAAGCAAAGTCTTTAAAGCCTGATGTCATTACCATGGACATAGAAATGCCATTACTTAACGGTATAGAAGCTGTTAAGCAAATAATGGCAAATTCACCGATTCCTATTTTAATGTTCTCATCTTTAACGCATCAAGGAGCTAAGGCAACGCTTGATGCACTTGATGCAGGTGCGCTTGATTTTCTGCCGAAAAAATTCAATGAAATTGCGAACGCAAATAGTGATGCTGGTAGTATATTACGTAGTCGAGTATTAGAAATAGCCCGTAAAAGGCTGGGTTCTCGGCGAGTAAGTGCTAGGCCATTTAATAGACCTTCCATTACTAAACCAAGTACAGTACCTGTCAGTAATAGTACGTTAAATACACAAGTTAAGCGACCTATTGGTAGTATTCGCCCATCTGGGAAATCCTATAAGCTTTTAGCAATCGGTACATCAACAGGTGGGCCGGTCGCTTTACAAAAAATATTGACTCAACTCCCACAAAATTTTCCTCTGCCAATTATAATGGTACAACATATGCCAGCGGCCTTCACTAAAGCTTTTGCCATGCGTTTAGACAGTTTATGTAAAATAAGTGTGCGTGAGGCAGAAAATGGTGATGTGTTAAAACCAGGTGTAGCTTACCTAGCACCAGGCGGTACACAGATGCTAATTGAAGGTAAAGAAAATCATGCTAAGCTAAAAGTAGTGGTTGATGATACTGATAGAATTGCTTTTAAACCAAGTGTTGATGTGAGTTTTGGCTCAGCGGCTAAAATATTTTCAGGCTCTGTGCTCGGGGTTATTCTTACTGGTATGGGATCTGATGGCCGAGAAGGTTCAAGAATGCTTAAAGCAAAAGGAGCGACTATCTGGGCACAAGATGAAGAAAGTTGCGTTGTTTATGGCATGCCCCAAGCCGTTGCTAAGGCTGGTATATCAACAGCAGACATACCTTTACTTGAATTTCCTAACGCTATTTTGAAAGAAATACAGTACGGATAG
- a CDS encoding ParA family protein — MLVWTVANQKGGVGKTTTTISIGGLLAEQGKRVLLVDTDPHASLSYYFGIESEDLELSVYDLFTQVSTKEQIMQSLCPTQYKNIDILPATMGLATLDRALGAKGGMGLVLKKAIAQLQDEYDVVLMDCPPVLGVLMVNALAAADRIIVPVQTEFLALKGLDRMMKTLDIMQGEQQEPFTYTIVPTMFDKRTKASLLAYRKLQEVYGNTVWQGVIPIDTNFRNASVAQQVPSDFQASTRGVTAYKNLLDYLLSLESIQERH; from the coding sequence TTGTTAGTTTGGACAGTTGCAAATCAAAAGGGTGGTGTGGGTAAAACAACCACAACGATTTCGATTGGCGGTTTATTAGCCGAGCAAGGTAAACGCGTTTTACTTGTTGATACTGATCCACACGCGTCTTTGAGCTATTATTTTGGTATCGAATCTGAAGATCTTGAGTTAAGCGTATATGACCTGTTTACACAAGTGTCTACCAAAGAGCAGATCATGCAAAGCCTGTGTCCCACACAATATAAAAACATCGATATATTACCCGCGACTATGGGATTAGCTACGTTAGATAGAGCATTAGGTGCAAAAGGCGGTATGGGGTTAGTGCTAAAAAAGGCTATTGCCCAGCTTCAAGACGAATATGACGTAGTATTGATGGATTGCCCACCTGTATTAGGGGTATTAATGGTTAATGCTCTTGCTGCTGCAGATCGCATTATTGTGCCAGTACAAACTGAGTTCCTAGCGTTGAAAGGGTTAGATCGGATGATGAAAACACTTGATATTATGCAAGGTGAACAACAAGAACCTTTTACTTATACAATAGTGCCAACCATGTTTGATAAGCGAACTAAAGCATCGCTTTTAGCATATAGAAAGCTGCAAGAAGTCTATGGTAACACCGTTTGGCAAGGAGTTATCCCTATAGACACAAACTTTAGAAATGCTAGTGTAGCACAACAAGTTCCCTCTGATTTTCAAGCCTCAACGCGAGGGGTAACAGCCTATAAAAACTTGTTAGATTATCTTTTGTCTCTTGAAAGCATTCAGGAGCGTCATTAA
- the cheY gene encoding chemotaxis response regulator CheY, with amino-acid sequence MDKNMKVLVVDDFSTMRRIVKNLLRDLGFTNIQEADDGSTALPMLKEGDFDFVVTDWNMPGMQGIDLLKAIRADASLSHIPVLMVTAEAKKEQIVMAAQAGVNGYIVKPFTAATLKTKLDKIFERLG; translated from the coding sequence TTGGATAAAAATATGAAAGTACTTGTTGTTGACGACTTTTCAACAATGAGACGCATCGTAAAAAACTTACTACGTGATTTAGGGTTCACTAATATTCAAGAAGCAGATGACGGCAGTACAGCTTTACCTATGCTTAAAGAAGGTGATTTTGATTTTGTCGTTACTGATTGGAATATGCCAGGGATGCAAGGTATCGATTTACTCAAAGCGATACGAGCAGATGCAAGTTTGTCGCATATACCTGTTTTAATGGTAACAGCTGAAGCGAAGAAAGAACAAATCGTGATGGCTGCGCAAGCGGGTGTTAACGGTTATATTGTGAAGCCTTTTACTGCAGCAACGTTAAAAACTAAGCTTGATAAAATTTTTGAGCGTTTAGGATAA
- a CDS encoding chemotaxis protein CheW: MSDERRSASDNVDTNDEVLQWVTFKLDSETYGINVMQVQEVLRYSEIAPVPGAPVYVLGIINLRGNVVTVIDTRSRFGLPSSEVTDNTRIVIIESEKQVIGILVDSVAEVVYLKASEIDIAPNVGNEESAKFIQGVSNRDGELLILVDLNKLLTDDEWDELKQF; this comes from the coding sequence ATGTCTGATGAAAGACGCAGTGCAAGTGATAATGTAGACACGAATGATGAAGTGCTTCAGTGGGTCACGTTTAAATTAGATAGCGAAACTTACGGCATTAATGTAATGCAAGTTCAAGAAGTGTTACGTTATAGTGAAATAGCACCTGTACCTGGCGCACCGGTTTATGTACTAGGCATTATCAATTTACGTGGTAACGTAGTTACTGTCATTGATACCCGCTCACGATTCGGTTTGCCATCATCCGAAGTCACGGATAATACAAGAATTGTCATTATTGAATCTGAAAAGCAAGTGATAGGTATTTTAGTCGACAGTGTTGCTGAAGTGGTTTATTTAAAAGCGTCTGAAATTGATATTGCGCCCAATGTGGGCAACGAAGAAAGTGCTAAATTTATTCAAGGCGTATCAAACCGAGACGGTGAATTACTTATTTTAGTTGATTTAAATAAGTTACTAACTGACGACGAGTGGGATGAATTGAAGCAATTCTAA
- a CDS encoding chemotaxis protein CheW, with amino-acid sequence MAAKDKGSLSASKGLMQNYLSELLTEDSVEPVLEQKQQLNELLQQASVTHNVDEKQLDVITSAKSLNKPPEITAKPEIKAKEKTAEPQIKVPTTTEEPEAITTRKSKAEFIVKADKDYRKGAFQAMFFDVAGLIVAVPLIELGGIHNVDKTNSLMGKPAWFKGVMLHRDEKINVVDTAQWIMPEKCNDNLINSLNYQYVIMLNNSQWGLLAENLIDTVTLEQDDVKWLTGSTKRPWLAGLIKERMCALIDVDALIMMLNDGANIHQNA; translated from the coding sequence ATGGCTGCAAAAGATAAAGGCTCGTTAAGTGCAAGCAAAGGTTTAATGCAAAACTATCTGTCTGAGTTATTAACTGAAGACTCAGTTGAACCTGTATTAGAACAAAAACAACAATTAAATGAATTATTACAGCAAGCAAGTGTGACGCACAATGTTGATGAAAAACAACTTGATGTTATAACGTCTGCAAAATCGTTAAATAAACCCCCTGAGATAACAGCTAAGCCCGAGATAAAAGCAAAAGAGAAAACAGCTGAACCACAAATCAAAGTACCAACGACCACTGAAGAACCAGAAGCAATTACGACACGCAAAAGTAAAGCTGAATTTATTGTTAAAGCTGACAAAGATTATCGTAAGGGAGCTTTTCAGGCTATGTTTTTCGATGTAGCAGGGCTTATTGTTGCTGTACCTCTTATTGAATTAGGTGGCATTCACAACGTAGATAAAACCAATAGTTTAATGGGGAAACCTGCTTGGTTTAAAGGTGTTATGCTACATAGGGACGAAAAAATTAATGTTGTTGACACTGCTCAATGGATAATGCCGGAAAAATGTAACGATAACCTTATTAATTCATTGAACTATCAGTATGTTATAATGTTAAATAATAGTCAGTGGGGTTTGTTGGCTGAAAACCTAATTGATACGGTAACCTTAGAGCAAGATGACGTTAAATGGTTAACAGGTTCAACGAAGCGTCCATGGTTAGCGGGTTTGATAAAAGAACGTATGTGTGCATTAATTGATGTAGACGCACTAATCATGATGTTAAATGATGGTGCGAATATTCATCAAAATGCTTAA
- a CDS encoding DUF2802 domain-containing protein: MNLSKKTAYLTTQLSGLEILVTDLQQELMNTAKTVNDKLSTAADWQVEQEQVSGQLTHRTNALKESIATLQAELAEFQHQQPEDKLYSRAQKMVKLGADVNELMVVCQLPRIEAEMLIAMHKRSSKSSS; encoded by the coding sequence ATGAACCTTTCAAAAAAAACAGCGTACTTAACTACTCAACTTTCAGGTTTAGAAATACTTGTTACTGATTTACAACAAGAGCTAATGAACACTGCAAAGACCGTTAACGATAAATTGTCTACAGCAGCTGATTGGCAAGTAGAACAAGAACAAGTAAGTGGTCAATTAACCCACCGAACGAATGCATTGAAAGAATCAATCGCTACATTACAAGCAGAATTAGCTGAATTTCAGCATCAACAACCTGAAGACAAGTTATACTCCCGCGCGCAAAAAATGGTTAAATTAGGCGCCGATGTCAATGAGTTAATGGTCGTATGCCAATTGCCTAGAATAGAGGCTGAGATGCTAATTGCAATGCATAAGCGGAGCAGTAAGTCATCTAGTTAA
- a CDS encoding RNA polymerase sigma factor FliA encodes MLGKASAYGSQIDKTALLEQHSSLVKRIAYHLLARLPASVIVDDLIQSGMIGLLEAANNFDNTKGASFETFAGIRIRGAMLDEIRRGDWTPRSVHKNSRMVSEAIKNLEAELGRDVSDIEVAEKLDISLNEYHHILNEVNGGKIIGIEDLGVNEDAVSSFEDKNNTDPYQNIEHVVFKKSLAECITTLPEREALVLSLYYDEELNLREIGQVLDVSESRVSQIHSQALHRLKARMQSWQS; translated from the coding sequence ATTTTGGGTAAAGCCAGTGCATACGGTTCGCAAATTGATAAAACGGCATTGCTCGAGCAGCATAGCAGTTTAGTAAAGCGTATCGCTTATCATCTACTCGCTCGTCTGCCTGCTAGTGTGATAGTTGATGATCTTATTCAATCGGGCATGATTGGTCTATTGGAAGCGGCAAATAACTTTGATAACACCAAAGGGGCTAGCTTTGAAACCTTCGCGGGTATACGTATTCGTGGCGCAATGCTCGATGAGATACGTCGTGGTGATTGGACCCCCAGATCAGTACATAAAAACAGCAGAATGGTCAGCGAAGCCATAAAAAACTTGGAAGCAGAGCTAGGCAGAGATGTTTCTGATATTGAAGTGGCTGAAAAACTTGATATTTCGCTGAATGAGTACCATCATATTCTTAACGAAGTAAATGGCGGCAAAATCATCGGTATTGAAGATTTAGGTGTCAATGAAGATGCTGTTTCAAGCTTTGAAGATAAAAACAATACTGATCCATATCAAAATATAGAACATGTAGTGTTTAAAAAGTCATTGGCAGAGTGCATTACTACTTTACCAGAGCGAGAAGCTTTAGTACTGTCTCTGTATTACGACGAAGAATTGAATTTACGCGAAATTGGTCAAGTGCTCGATGTTAGTGAGTCGAGAGTTAGCCAGATTCATAGCCAAGCATTACATCGATTAAAAGCCCGTATGCAATCTTGGCAAAGTTAA
- a CDS encoding protein phosphatase CheZ produces the protein MSINNGVHVSLEQAKMLVEYLETDQQDKADELIAEIQNPINSELFAEIGKLTRQLHDSLMNFQLDSRLNDLATADIPDAKERLNYVISRTEDAANKTMDAVESIFPVVNTIQHQISTVKPLWNKLMHNNLDVGEFKSLCHDIDVLLKTSERETERMHGLMTDVLMAQDFQDLTGQVIRKVIDLVREVEDSLINMLTAFGVTSESMQGTGKPSVGENLVEGPIVNKDNRDDVVADQDDVDDLLSSLGF, from the coding sequence ATGAGTATAAATAACGGTGTCCATGTTTCATTGGAACAGGCAAAAATGTTGGTTGAATATTTAGAAACCGATCAACAAGATAAAGCAGATGAATTAATTGCCGAAATTCAAAACCCGATTAATTCCGAGTTATTTGCCGAGATTGGTAAGTTAACCCGTCAACTTCATGACTCATTGATGAATTTTCAGTTAGATTCGCGATTGAATGATTTAGCGACAGCAGATATTCCTGATGCAAAAGAACGATTAAATTATGTGATCAGTCGTACAGAAGATGCAGCCAACAAAACGATGGATGCGGTTGAATCTATCTTTCCTGTTGTTAATACCATTCAACACCAAATTAGCACAGTTAAACCGCTGTGGAATAAACTGATGCATAATAATTTAGATGTCGGTGAGTTTAAATCTTTATGTCATGATATTGACGTGTTACTGAAAACTTCAGAACGTGAAACTGAGCGTATGCATGGTTTAATGACTGATGTATTAATGGCGCAAGATTTCCAAGACTTAACCGGACAAGTGATTCGAAAAGTGATTGATCTGGTTAGAGAAGTAGAAGATAGCTTAATTAATATGTTGACGGCTTTTGGTGTCACAAGTGAAAGTATGCAGGGCACGGGTAAGCCATCGGTTGGCGAAAACCTCGTTGAAGGCCCAATTGTTAATAAAGATAATCGAGATGACGTAGTTGCTGATCAAGACGATGTTGATGATCTTTTATCAAGTTTAGGATTCTAA